Sequence from the Thermococcus nautili genome:
GTTTTCTTGCCCAGCCAGTCGAGGATTAACTCCACGTCCTCCCTGAACTCTCCTCCCTGGAACTCCGCGAAGTGCCTGCCGACGAGCCTCTGTATCGCCGAGAGGTGCTCACCGAAGGCCCTGACGTTCCTCTCCTTTAACGCGGGCAGTAAGCCGAGTAAAATGCGGTGGCTTATCTCCATGGCCACGTTGACGTCCCCAAAGTTTCCGCCCATTATCGGCTTCTCTTCCTCTTCATCGAGGCCCGGCTTGACCTCGGGAATCACGAGCAGGAACGCCCACTCCCCGGGAAACTCCTCGCGGAGTATCAGCGGGGGGATTCCTTCTTTAACCCCGCCATCGAGGACGAAGCCGCCATGGGCGAAGGCGTAAATCCCGGCCCCGCTGTTCTTCCCCCTTCCGAGAACCTCGGCGAGTTTCTCAATCGAAACGTTCAGGTTGTTGAGCCTCGCTATTGCTGTTCCAACGGCTAAGCTCAGCTGTGTTGTTGAGCCGAGACCGACGTGCCTTGGAATTGCCTTCCGCACCTCGATTAGGTACCCGGTTCCCGTTCCAAAGGCCGAGTTCATTCTCTCAACGGCCTTCTTTATTGTCTCCACGTCCTCGCCTTCAGCCTTTACCTCGAGCCGTTCAGCGGGCAGAACCTTCACCTCGTAGCCACCTTCGAGCGCCACCCCAAGGCTCCCGAAGCGCCTTCCGAGCGAGCCCGTTGGGTCTATCAGGCCGAGGTGAAGCCTCTTCGGTGTCCGAATTATCATGCCCATCACCCTTTTATTGACTCCCGAGAATCCTCTGCGGTGGTGCTAATGAAGTTTGCGGGAGTTAATCTTGACGAGCCGAGGGTAATGGGAGTCATCAACGTCTCGCCCGAGAGCTTCTACAAGGGGAGCGTGAGGAACGACGAGAAGGCCCTTGCCGAGACCGCCGTTAGAATGGTCGAGGAGGGCGCGAGCTTCATAGACATTGGCGCGAAGTCAACGGCCCCCTACCTCGAGACCCAGATTCCACTTGAAGAGGAAATCAGAAGGGCTGTTTGGGCTGTCAAGGTCGTCAAGGACGCGGTTGATGTTCCCGTGAGCATAGACACCACGAGCGCAAAGGTTGCGGAGGAAGCTTTAAAGGCCGGCGCCGACATCATAAACGACGTCACAGGCTTCAAGGGCGACCCGGAAATGGCGAAGGTTGCCTCTGAGTACAGCGCTCCGGCCGTTCTCTGCGCCCATGGGAATGTGAGAAACTTCTCTGACCCGGTCAGAACGGTTATTGAGTTCCTTGAGGAGAGCCTGACGATAGCGGAGGAGCACGGGGTTGAAGATGTTGCCGTTGACCCCGCCATCGGCTTCCTCCGACCGGAGTGGCCACCCTGGTACGAGTGGGACTCGAAGGTCATAGCTAACCTCAACCTGCTCAAGCTCCTCGGAAAGCCAATCCTCGTCGGCATCTCGCGGAAGTCCTTCATAGGCGCGATAACGGGCAGGAAGGACCCATCTGAAAGGCTCGCCGGCAGTCTGTCGGCAACGGCAATAGCGGTTCTGAAGGGTGCAAGAATAGTGAGGGCTCACGACGTGAGGGAAACCCTTGACGCGATTAAGGTCGCCGAGTTCATCGGGCGCTTTTCCACTTAGAGTTCTTCGCCCTCTTCCATTCTTCGAGGAGCGTTATCAGAAGCGACAGCGAGACGGGCCCGATGATGATTCCGACGAAGCCAAACGCGATGTAGCCCCCAAAGATTCCCACGAGGCTGACGAGCGCGTTAACGCCCCACTGCCTCTTGCCGAGCCTCTTGGAGAGGACTATATCCGGCGTTGGGGAAACTAGGATAAAACCGAGAATGCCCATCGCGAGGGCCTTCCAATAGAGACCCGAGGTGAACAGGTAAATCGAACTCGCGCTCCATACAATCCATCCACCAACGACCGGAAGGAGTTCGAGGATGACAACCAGTATTCCAGCTGCTATTGAGCCCCCCGCGTCCGATATTCCGAGAACGTAAAAGAGGAACGCGAGCACGGCACCTTTGCCAACGCTGACGAGGAGCCATCCACGTAGGAGGTAATGAAGGGTTTCCGTTGCGCTGTTTATGAGCTTTCTTGCTAGTTCTTCCCTGCTGGGGGGCAGGAGAGCATATATCTCGTCTTTTATCGCTCTCGCGTTCACGAGAACGCCGTAAAAGGCAAAGACCGCAACGATAATCTGGAGGGACAGCTTGGGAAGGGAA
This genomic interval carries:
- a CDS encoding AI-2E family transporter, producing the protein MELETAVWIGVSLGVLYLTWQTVSPVLSPLIVAITLAYILYPLHERLSLRIGNRWSALLLTGLLTVFSFLFILGFALWINDIKHSLTDYVDTFFAWLLGLNLPSGVYDLLNKLSSAIAERFNSYVLGYTYSLPKLSLQIIVAVFAFYGVLVNARAIKDEIYALLPPSREELARKLINSATETLHYLLRGWLLVSVGKGAVLAFLFYVLGISDAGGSIAAGILVVILELLPVVGGWIVWSASSIYLFTSGLYWKALAMGILGFILVSPTPDIVLSKRLGKRQWGVNALVSLVGIFGGYIAFGFVGIIIGPVSLSLLITLLEEWKRAKNSKWKSAR
- a CDS encoding beta-ribofuranosylaminobenzene 5'-phosphate synthase family protein, with amino-acid sequence MIIRTPKRLHLGLIDPTGSLGRRFGSLGVALEGGYEVKVLPAERLEVKAEGEDVETIKKAVERMNSAFGTGTGYLIEVRKAIPRHVGLGSTTQLSLAVGTAIARLNNLNVSIEKLAEVLGRGKNSGAGIYAFAHGGFVLDGGVKEGIPPLILREEFPGEWAFLLVIPEVKPGLDEEEEKPIMGGNFGDVNVAMEISHRILLGLLPALKERNVRAFGEHLSAIQRLVGRHFAEFQGGEFREDVELILDWLGKKTYGAGQSSWGPTVYGLILKAEFQRLSAELNDHLKEHGIRAKVELGLPRNTGAEVVSENAFLERLIRSVGGS
- the folP gene encoding dihydropteroate synthase; its protein translation is MKFAGVNLDEPRVMGVINVSPESFYKGSVRNDEKALAETAVRMVEEGASFIDIGAKSTAPYLETQIPLEEEIRRAVWAVKVVKDAVDVPVSIDTTSAKVAEEALKAGADIINDVTGFKGDPEMAKVASEYSAPAVLCAHGNVRNFSDPVRTVIEFLEESLTIAEEHGVEDVAVDPAIGFLRPEWPPWYEWDSKVIANLNLLKLLGKPILVGISRKSFIGAITGRKDPSERLAGSLSATAIAVLKGARIVRAHDVRETLDAIKVAEFIGRFST